The Ancylobacter sp. WKF20 genome contains a region encoding:
- the urtA gene encoding urea ABC transporter substrate-binding protein: MSSENDNPSKFSSMRRKLLMGMAALPAAPLLAQSGLFSTPAFAQTPATSAVNTTGLAVTDTEVTVGILHSVTGTMAISETGSVQAEKLAIEQINAMGGVLGRKIKYIQEDGASDWPTFAEKAKKLLVNDKVAAVMGCWTSASRKAVLPVFEQYNGMLYYPTFYEGLEQSKNVIYTGQEATQQILAGLDWVNKTKNGKSFYLIGSDYIWPRTSMKIARKHIEAHLGGKVAGEEYFPLGHTQFNSVINKIKLTKPDVIYAAVVGGSNVAFYKQLKAAGIDLSKQTLLTISVTEDEIDGIGGENFAGAYSCMKYFQSLDNPNNKDFVAAFKKMWGEKTVIGDVTQAAYLGPWLWKLTVEKAGSFDIDKIAAASAGIEFAKAPEGYVKIHPNHHLWSKTRVGQAQLDGQFKVVFETPELIEPDPFPKGYQ; encoded by the coding sequence ATGTCTTCCGAAAACGACAATCCGTCGAAGTTTTCCAGTATGCGCCGCAAGCTTCTGATGGGAATGGCCGCGCTTCCGGCTGCCCCGTTGCTTGCGCAGAGCGGTCTTTTTTCGACGCCAGCCTTTGCCCAGACGCCCGCCACCTCGGCCGTCAACACGACGGGACTTGCCGTGACCGACACGGAAGTGACGGTGGGCATCCTGCATTCGGTCACCGGCACGATGGCCATCTCCGAGACCGGCTCGGTGCAGGCAGAGAAGCTCGCCATCGAGCAGATCAACGCCATGGGCGGCGTGCTCGGCCGCAAGATCAAGTACATCCAGGAAGACGGCGCCTCCGACTGGCCGACCTTCGCCGAGAAGGCCAAGAAGCTGCTCGTCAACGACAAGGTCGCGGCCGTCATGGGCTGCTGGACCTCGGCCTCGCGCAAGGCGGTGCTGCCGGTGTTCGAGCAGTATAACGGCATGCTGTACTACCCGACCTTCTATGAAGGCCTCGAGCAGTCGAAGAACGTGATCTACACCGGCCAGGAAGCCACGCAGCAGATCCTCGCCGGCCTCGACTGGGTCAACAAGACCAAGAACGGCAAGAGCTTCTACCTCATCGGCTCGGACTACATCTGGCCGCGCACCTCGATGAAGATCGCGCGCAAGCACATCGAGGCGCATCTGGGCGGCAAGGTCGCCGGCGAGGAGTATTTCCCGCTCGGCCACACCCAGTTCAACTCGGTGATCAACAAGATCAAGCTGACCAAGCCGGACGTGATCTACGCCGCCGTGGTCGGTGGCTCGAACGTCGCCTTCTACAAGCAGCTCAAGGCCGCCGGCATCGACCTCTCGAAGCAGACGCTGCTCACCATCTCAGTGACCGAGGACGAGATCGACGGCATCGGCGGCGAGAACTTCGCCGGCGCCTATAGCTGCATGAAGTACTTCCAGTCGCTCGACAACCCGAACAACAAGGACTTCGTCGCCGCCTTCAAGAAGATGTGGGGCGAGAAGACCGTGATCGGCGACGTCACCCAGGCCGCCTATCTCGGCCCCTGGCTGTGGAAGCTCACCGTCGAGAAGGCTGGCTCCTTCGACATCGACAAGATCGCCGCCGCCTCGGCCGGGATCGAGTTCGCCAAGGCGCCGGAAGGCTACGTCAAGATCCACCCGAACCATCACCTCTGGTCCAAGACCCGCGTCGGCCAGGCGCAGCTCGATGGCCAGTTCAAGGTGGTGTTCGAGACCCCCGAGCTGATCGAGCCCGATCCGTTCCCGAAGGGCTACCAGTGA
- the urtB gene encoding urea ABC transporter permease subunit UrtB, with protein sequence MFSEYSLTELSSIFLMQGFAGLILFSVFLLMALGLAIIFGQMGVINMAHGEFMILGAYVTYFTSQFFLNFIPGLFGIYFFVAMILAFFVTGALGMAVEWLMIRRLYKRPLDTLLATWGLSLILQQLYRSVFGPREVGVELPSWMMGSLPVTDVVEVQINGLFVMGLTIAITVAVAVLMYKSNWGKQVRAVVQNRVMAGAVGINTEKVDRYTFGLGCGIAGVAGSAFTMIGSTGPTSGQLYIVDTFLVVVFGGAQSLLGTIASAFTISQAQSTMEFFLSGSMAKVLTLLGVVIILMLRPQGLFVIKVRR encoded by the coding sequence ATGTTTTCCGAATATTCGCTGACGGAGCTCAGCTCCATCTTCCTCATGCAGGGCTTCGCCGGGCTGATCCTCTTCTCGGTCTTCCTGCTGATGGCGCTGGGGCTGGCGATCATCTTCGGCCAGATGGGCGTCATCAACATGGCCCATGGCGAGTTCATGATCCTCGGCGCCTATGTCACCTATTTCACCTCGCAGTTCTTTCTGAATTTCATCCCCGGCCTGTTCGGCATCTACTTCTTCGTCGCGATGATACTGGCCTTCTTCGTCACCGGTGCGCTCGGCATGGCGGTGGAATGGCTGATGATCCGCCGCCTCTACAAACGCCCGCTCGACACGCTGCTCGCCACCTGGGGCCTCAGCCTCATTCTTCAGCAGCTCTACCGCTCGGTCTTCGGCCCGCGCGAGGTCGGCGTCGAGCTGCCGAGCTGGATGATGGGCTCGCTCCCGGTCACCGATGTGGTCGAGGTGCAGATCAACGGCCTGTTCGTCATGGGCCTGACCATCGCCATCACCGTCGCCGTCGCCGTGCTGATGTACAAGTCGAACTGGGGCAAGCAGGTGCGCGCCGTGGTGCAGAACCGCGTCATGGCGGGCGCGGTCGGCATCAATACCGAGAAGGTGGACCGCTACACCTTCGGCCTCGGCTGCGGCATCGCCGGCGTCGCGGGCTCCGCCTTCACCATGATCGGCTCGACCGGCCCGACCTCCGGCCAGCTCTACATCGTCGACACCTTCCTGGTCGTCGTCTTCGGCGGCGCGCAAAGCCTGCTCGGCACCATCGCCTCCGCCTTCACCATCTCCCAGGCCCAATCGACCATGGAGTTCTTCCTCTCCGGCTCGATGGCCAAGGTTCTGACGCTGCTCGGGGTGGTCATCATCCTGATGCTGCGACCCCAGGGCCTGTTCGTCATCAAGGTCCGTCGTTGA
- the urtC gene encoding urea ABC transporter permease subunit UrtC: MTIPAPKSARTFFLRPQDMIGIALLALLLLVVLPLALDNFRLQFVGKYLTYAFVALGLVLCWGYAGILSLGQGVFFGLGGYCMAMYLKLEASSVENTKIQSTPGIPDFMDWNQITSLPWFWEPFRSFGFTTLAVILVPALFALIVGYAMFKRRVGGVYFAIITQALAAILTILIIGQQGYTGGINGITDLRTLHGWDIRTDSAKTILYFICVGLLLACILLAYFVKSSKLGRILVAMRDKEDRVRFSGYDVSSFKIFVFCLAASLSAIGGAMFTLQVGFMSPSFVGIVPSIEMVIYTAVGGRLSILGAIYGTLLVNWAKTSFSESFPELWLFGLGGLFIAVVLIFPNGIAGLWQSYVAPRLGPLFGGAPKRRTAPPSASPPASGPVAPAAAE; this comes from the coding sequence ATGACCATTCCTGCCCCCAAATCCGCACGCACCTTCTTCCTGCGCCCGCAGGACATGATCGGGATCGCGCTGCTCGCCCTCCTCCTGCTCGTCGTGCTGCCGCTGGCGCTGGATAATTTCCGCCTGCAGTTCGTCGGCAAGTACCTGACCTACGCCTTCGTCGCGCTCGGCCTCGTGCTGTGCTGGGGCTATGCCGGCATTCTCTCGCTCGGCCAGGGCGTGTTCTTCGGCCTCGGCGGCTACTGCATGGCGATGTATCTCAAGCTGGAAGCCTCCAGCGTCGAGAACACCAAGATCCAGTCGACGCCGGGCATCCCGGACTTCATGGACTGGAACCAGATCACCTCCCTGCCCTGGTTCTGGGAGCCGTTCCGCAGCTTCGGCTTCACCACGCTGGCGGTAATCCTGGTGCCGGCGCTGTTCGCCCTCATCGTCGGCTACGCCATGTTCAAGCGGCGGGTCGGCGGCGTCTACTTCGCCATCATCACCCAGGCGCTAGCCGCCATCCTCACCATCCTCATCATCGGCCAGCAGGGCTATACGGGCGGCATCAACGGCATCACCGACCTGCGCACCCTGCACGGCTGGGACATCCGCACCGACAGCGCCAAGACCATCCTCTACTTCATCTGCGTCGGCCTGCTGCTCGCCTGCATCCTGCTTGCCTATTTCGTGAAGTCCTCCAAGCTCGGCCGCATCCTCGTCGCCATGCGCGACAAGGAGGACCGCGTCCGCTTCTCCGGCTACGACGTCTCCAGCTTCAAGATCTTCGTGTTCTGCCTGGCGGCCTCGCTCTCGGCGATCGGCGGGGCGATGTTCACCCTGCAGGTGGGCTTCATGTCGCCCTCCTTCGTCGGCATCGTGCCCTCCATCGAGATGGTCATCTACACGGCGGTCGGCGGGCGTCTCTCCATCCTTGGCGCCATCTACGGCACGCTGCTGGTGAACTGGGCCAAGACCTCGTTCTCCGAGAGCTTCCCCGAGCTCTGGCTGTTCGGCCTCGGCGGCCTGTTCATCGCCGTGGTGCTGATCTTCCCGAACGGCATTGCCGGCCTCTGGCAGAGCTATGTCGCCCCGCGCCTCGGGCCGCTGTTCGGCGGGGCGCCGAAACGCCGCACCGCGCCGCCTTCCGCCAGCCCGCCGGCCTCCGGGCCGGTCGCCCCCGCCGCTGCCGAGTGA
- the urtD gene encoding urea ABC transporter ATP-binding protein UrtD encodes MNTQLITDTMNKDFVLAVEGLTVSFDGFKAVNDLSFYVDENEIRVIIGPNGAGKTTVLDLICGRTKATTGSIRFKDRELTKMKEHEIVRAGVGRKFQNPSIYEDLTVFENLEISYPKGRNVVGALTFRRDTAVKERVQEIAETIFLADQLDQRAEYLSHGQKQWLEIGMLLIQDPELLMLDEPVAGMSVSERKKTAELLNTIIKNRSVIVIEHDMKFVEDIAHKVTVLHQGKILSEGSMAKVQADPKVIEVYLGH; translated from the coding sequence ATGAACACCCAACTCATCACCGACACCATGAACAAGGACTTCGTTCTGGCGGTGGAAGGGCTCACCGTCTCCTTCGACGGCTTCAAGGCGGTCAACGACCTGTCCTTCTATGTCGATGAGAACGAGATCCGCGTCATCATCGGCCCGAACGGCGCCGGCAAGACAACCGTGCTCGATCTCATCTGCGGCCGCACCAAGGCCACCACCGGCTCGATCCGCTTCAAGGACCGCGAGCTGACCAAGATGAAGGAGCACGAGATCGTCCGCGCCGGCGTCGGCCGCAAGTTCCAGAACCCGTCGATCTATGAAGACCTGACCGTCTTCGAGAACCTGGAAATCTCCTACCCGAAGGGCCGCAACGTGGTGGGCGCCCTCACCTTCCGCCGCGACACCGCGGTGAAGGAGCGGGTGCAGGAGATCGCCGAGACCATCTTCCTCGCCGACCAGCTCGACCAGCGCGCCGAATATCTCTCGCACGGCCAGAAGCAGTGGCTGGAGATCGGCATGCTGCTGATCCAGGACCCGGAACTACTGATGCTCGACGAGCCGGTGGCCGGCATGAGCGTCTCCGAGCGCAAGAAGACGGCGGAACTGCTCAACACCATCATCAAGAACCGCTCGGTGATCGTGATCGAGCACGACATGAAGTTCGTCGAGGACATCGCCCACAAGGTGACGGTGCTGCACCAGGGCAAGATTCTCTCCGAAGGCTCCATGGCCAAGGTCCAGGCGGACCCCAAGGTCATCGAAGTCTATCTCGGCCATTGA
- the urtE gene encoding urea ABC transporter ATP-binding subunit UrtE has protein sequence MLNVSNLHVSYGESEVLHGLNFTVAPNEIIAIMGRNGMGKTTLMKSLMGIVPTKSGTVSVGATDVTKLKSYERVANGVAYVPQGRMIFSTMTVQENIETGLIPRGENKVPPDIYELFPVLLEMKGRRGGNLSGGQQQQLAIARALATDPKVLLLDEPTEGIQPSIIREMARTLKRIRDERGLSIVVSEQVLSFALDIADRVLVIENGEIVHEDKRADIDEAKVAKFLSV, from the coding sequence ATGCTGAACGTCTCCAACCTCCATGTCTCCTATGGCGAGAGCGAAGTCCTGCACGGGCTGAACTTCACCGTCGCGCCCAATGAGATCATCGCGATCATGGGCCGCAACGGCATGGGCAAGACCACGCTCATGAAGTCGCTGATGGGCATCGTGCCGACCAAGAGCGGCACGGTGAGCGTCGGCGCGACCGATGTCACCAAGCTCAAGAGCTATGAACGCGTCGCCAACGGCGTCGCCTATGTGCCGCAGGGACGCATGATCTTCTCCACCATGACGGTGCAGGAGAACATCGAGACCGGGCTGATCCCGCGCGGCGAGAACAAGGTGCCGCCGGACATCTATGAGCTGTTCCCGGTGCTGCTCGAAATGAAGGGCCGGCGCGGAGGCAACCTCTCCGGCGGCCAGCAGCAGCAGCTCGCCATCGCCCGCGCACTCGCCACCGACCCCAAGGTGCTGCTGCTCGACGAGCCGACCGAGGGCATCCAGCCCTCGATCATCCGCGAGATGGCCCGCACGCTGAAGCGCATCCGCGACGAGCGCGGCCTGTCCATCGTCGTCTCCGAACAGGTGCTGTCCTTCGCCCTCGACATCGCCGACCGCGTGCTCGTCATCGAGAATGGCGAGATCGTCCACGAGGACAAGCGCGCGGACATCGACGAGGCGAAGGTCGCCAAGTTCCTGTCGGTGTGA
- the fmdA gene encoding formamidase, whose protein sequence is MTETLIKIDLNQSAYENDMVHNRWHPEIPMVAWVKPGDDFIVETYDWTGGFIKNNNSADDVRDIDLTIVHFLSGPIGVKGAEPGDLLVVDLLDIGAMPDSQWGFNGFFSKNNGGGFLTDHFPQAQKSIWDFKGMFTSSRHVPGVNFAGLIHPGLIGCLPDPKLLDTWNTREQALIDTNPTRVPALAAPPFAATAHMGRLTGDAKTAAAATAARTVPPREHGGNCDIKDLSRGSKIYFPVYVEGGGLSMGDLHFSQGDGEITFCGAIEMAGWVHLKVEVLKGGMAKYGIKNPIFKPSPITPNYKDYLIFEGISVDEQGGQHYLDVHIAYRQACLNAIEYLKKFGYSGAQAYSILGTAPVQGHISGVVDIPNACATLWLPTEIFEFDINPTAAGPTQFLDGSIQMPLSPDL, encoded by the coding sequence ATGACCGAGACCCTGATCAAGATCGACCTGAACCAGTCGGCCTATGAGAACGACATGGTTCACAACCGCTGGCACCCGGAGATTCCGATGGTGGCCTGGGTGAAGCCGGGCGACGACTTCATCGTCGAGACCTATGACTGGACCGGCGGCTTCATCAAGAACAACAATTCCGCCGACGATGTGCGCGATATCGACCTCACCATCGTGCACTTCCTGTCCGGCCCGATCGGCGTCAAGGGTGCCGAGCCCGGTGACCTGCTGGTGGTCGACCTGCTCGATATCGGCGCCATGCCGGACAGCCAGTGGGGCTTCAACGGCTTCTTCTCCAAGAACAATGGCGGCGGCTTCCTGACCGACCATTTCCCGCAGGCCCAGAAGTCGATCTGGGACTTCAAGGGCATGTTCACCTCCTCGCGCCATGTGCCGGGCGTGAACTTCGCCGGGCTCATCCACCCCGGCCTCATCGGCTGCCTGCCCGACCCGAAGCTGCTCGACACCTGGAACACCCGCGAGCAGGCGCTGATCGACACCAACCCGACCCGCGTTCCGGCGCTTGCCGCCCCGCCCTTCGCCGCCACCGCCCATATGGGCCGGCTGACCGGCGACGCGAAGACCGCTGCGGCCGCCACGGCGGCGCGCACCGTGCCCCCGCGCGAGCATGGCGGCAATTGCGACATCAAGGATCTGTCGCGCGGCTCGAAGATCTACTTCCCGGTCTATGTCGAAGGCGGCGGCCTCTCCATGGGCGACCTGCACTTCAGCCAGGGCGACGGCGAGATCACCTTCTGCGGCGCCATCGAAATGGCCGGCTGGGTGCATCTCAAGGTCGAGGTGCTGAAGGGCGGCATGGCCAAGTACGGGATCAAGAACCCGATCTTCAAGCCGTCGCCGATCACCCCGAACTACAAGGACTACCTGATCTTCGAGGGCATCTCGGTCGATGAGCAGGGCGGCCAGCACTATCTCGACGTGCACATCGCCTACCGGCAGGCCTGCCTCAACGCCATCGAGTATCTGAAGAAGTTCGGCTATTCCGGCGCGCAGGCCTATTCGATCCTCGGCACCGCGCCGGTGCAGGGCCACATCTCCGGCGTCGTCGACATTCCCAATGCCTGCGCGACGCTCTGGCTGCCGACCGAGATCTTCGAGTTCGACATCAACCCGACCGCCGCGGGACCGACCCAGTTCCTCGACGGCTCGATCCAGATGCCGCTTTCACCGGACCTTTGA
- a CDS encoding zinc ribbon domain-containing protein — MPVYEYLCESCGDFTAMRPMSEYKDPQPCPDCGASAPRVLLTAPHFSGMPRESLIAHATNERAANAPMSVGEFAAKKHPSSCSCCSGGMKSRTKKSKTATAASSAKSFPSARPWMISH, encoded by the coding sequence ATGCCCGTCTATGAATATCTCTGCGAGAGCTGCGGCGACTTCACCGCGATGCGGCCGATGAGCGAGTACAAGGATCCGCAGCCCTGCCCCGATTGCGGCGCCAGTGCCCCGCGCGTTCTGCTCACCGCCCCGCATTTCTCCGGCATGCCGCGCGAGAGCCTGATCGCCCACGCCACCAATGAGCGGGCCGCCAACGCCCCGATGTCGGTGGGCGAGTTCGCGGCGAAGAAGCATCCGTCGAGCTGCTCCTGCTGCTCCGGCGGGATGAAGAGCCGCACGAAAAAGTCCAAGACCGCCACCGCCGCCAGCAGCGCCAAGAGCTTCCCCTCGGCGCGGCCGTGGATGATCAGCCATTGA